One genomic window of Magnolia sinica isolate HGM2019 chromosome 3, MsV1, whole genome shotgun sequence includes the following:
- the LOC131241042 gene encoding senescence-specific cysteine protease SAG39-like produces MEINESCGPQYSVYKLNLRVSVCTHFHNLITRSSIHSSLTTMVSLTKSFFIALFILGVWASQAMGRTIQEVSMSDRYEQWMARYGRTYKDAAEKELRFKIFKDNVEFIESFNNAGDRSYKLGVNEFADQTNEEFKVSRNGFRPTQTRVLRATSFMYENVTVPASMDWRKKGAVTPIKDQGQCGCCWAFSAVAATEGITQLKTGKLLSLSEQEVVDCDTKGEDQGCAGGFMDGAFDFIQHNRGLTTEAKYPYMAVDGTCNSKKEANPVAKINGHQDVTANSEKALLKAVANQPVSVAIDASGSAFQFYSSGVFTGDCGTELDHGVTAVGYGTTDDGTKYWIVKNSWGTSWGENGYIMMERDIAAKEGICGIAMMASYPTAA; encoded by the exons ATGGAGATTAAtgaatcatgtgggccccaatattccGTATATAAACTCAACTTAAGAGTAAGTGTATGCACCCACTTCCATAATCTCATCACCAGATCATCCATACACTCCTCCCTTACCACCATGGTTTCCTTAACCAAATCTTTCTTCATAGCCTTGTTCATCTTGGGAGTCTGGGCTTCTCAAGCCATGGGCCGCACTATACAGGAAGTGTCCATGTCCGACAGGTACGAGCAATGGATGGCTCGATATGGTCGCACGTACAAGGATGCAGCTGAGAAAGAGCTACGTTTCAAGATATTCAAGGACAATGTGGAATTCATAGAATCCTTCAACAATGCTGGGGACCGATCTTACAAGCTAGGTGTAAATGAATTTGCAGACCAAACCAACGAGGAGTTCAAGGTCAGCCGTAACGGATTTAGGCCCACTCAAACAAGAGTATTGAGAGCCACGTCGTTCATGTATGAGAACGTGACTGTGCCAGCTAGTATGGATTGGAGAAAGAAAGGTGCTGTGACCCCAATCAAAGACCAAGGACAATGTG GATGTTGCTGGGCATTCTCAGCGGTAGCGGCCACGGAAGGGATTACACAACTCAAGACAGGGAAGTTGCTTTCCTTATCTGAGCAAGAAGTGGTGGATTGTGATACCAAAGGTGAGGATCAAGGCTGTGCAGGAGGTTTCATGGATGGCGCCTTCGATTTCATTCAACACAACAGAGGACTTACAACAGAAGCCAAGTACCCCTACATGGCAGTTGATGGCACTTGCAACTCCAAGAAGGAAGCCAACCCAGTGGCTAAGATCAACGGTCACCAAGATGTTACGGCCAACAGTGAGAAAGCTCTGTTGAAGGCTGTGGCCAACCAACCCGTTTCTGTTGCAATTGATGCTAGTGGATCTGCCTTCCAGTTTTACTCAAGCGGTGTATTTACAGGAGATTGTGGTACCGAACTAGACCATGGAGTGACGGCTGTTGGATATGGGACGACAGATGATGGGACAAAGTATTGGATAGTGAAGAATTCATGGGGAACTTCATGGGGTGAAAATGGATACATAATGATGGAGAGGGATATTGCTGCTAAAGAAGGGATATGTGGTATTGCCATGATGGCTTCTTATCCCACCGCTGCTTAA